In a genomic window of Nesterenkonia halotolerans:
- a CDS encoding acyl-CoA dehydrogenase family protein, giving the protein MSHPTVTDPIDAADTEVRVDKKVMEDVLLGHWADTRRHARELLKNEAFHKVEGMSKEDHRERVFKQMHLLAEDGAVHRAFPKEFGGSDAHGANIAAFEELVTADPSLQIKAGVQWGLFAAAVMHLGSEDHHRRFLPATMDLRAPGAFAMTEFGHGSDVASIGTTATYDPSTEEFILNTPFPAATKRYLGNAANDAKDAVVFAQLITNGVNHGVHCLYTNIRGEDGKPLAGITITDEGQKGGLNGVDNGCFSFDNIRVPRTNLLNRYGDVAADGTYSSPIDSPGRRFFTMLGTLVQGRVSLTGASVAASKLALIGAITYGNQRRQFNASSTIEEEVLLDYQLHQRRLLPRLATTFAANFAHENLLTKLDDVFSGKDASDENRQELETLAAAIKSVTTWHALDTLQEAREACGGAGFISENRLVSLRADLDVYVTFEGDNNVLLQLVAKRLLSDYAAEFKDADFGVLSRYVANQAQSTVMNRFGLRRAVQSVQDTGDERRSANWFKQPEVQRELLTERSRQMVIDVAGELRSASKLPAAKQAAIFNEHQFEIINAAKAHADLLLWESFTEALERVSDPGTKQIMTWLRDLYALTRIEDTLDWYLLNGRISSQRARTLTPYVNRLLERLRPHAQDIVDSFGYSPEHVRMEITSGAEQRRQDESMEYYRALRASPDGPVDEKLMQSRKR; this is encoded by the coding sequence ATGTCCCACCCCACGGTCACCGACCCCATCGACGCCGCCGACACCGAAGTCCGCGTGGACAAGAAGGTGATGGAGGACGTGCTGCTCGGGCATTGGGCCGACACTCGTCGCCACGCCCGGGAGCTGCTCAAGAACGAGGCCTTCCACAAGGTCGAGGGAATGTCCAAGGAGGATCACCGCGAGCGCGTCTTCAAGCAGATGCACCTGCTTGCCGAGGACGGCGCGGTGCACCGGGCGTTCCCGAAGGAGTTCGGCGGCTCCGACGCCCACGGGGCGAACATCGCCGCCTTCGAGGAGCTCGTCACCGCGGATCCCTCGCTGCAGATCAAGGCCGGCGTGCAGTGGGGCCTCTTCGCCGCCGCCGTGATGCACCTGGGATCCGAGGACCATCACCGCCGGTTCCTTCCCGCCACCATGGACCTCCGGGCTCCGGGCGCCTTCGCGATGACCGAGTTCGGCCACGGCTCCGACGTCGCCTCCATCGGCACCACCGCGACCTATGACCCGTCCACCGAGGAGTTCATCCTCAACACTCCCTTCCCCGCCGCCACCAAGCGTTACCTCGGCAATGCCGCGAATGACGCCAAGGACGCCGTCGTCTTCGCCCAGCTGATCACCAATGGGGTCAACCACGGCGTGCACTGCCTCTACACCAACATCCGGGGCGAGGACGGCAAGCCGCTGGCAGGCATCACCATCACCGATGAGGGCCAGAAGGGCGGCCTCAACGGGGTGGATAACGGCTGCTTCAGCTTTGACAACATCCGAGTGCCACGGACCAACCTGCTCAACCGCTATGGCGACGTCGCCGCTGACGGCACCTACAGCTCGCCGATCGACTCCCCCGGTCGTCGCTTCTTCACGATGCTCGGCACCCTGGTGCAGGGGCGCGTCTCACTCACCGGCGCCTCGGTGGCGGCTTCGAAGCTGGCTCTCATCGGTGCGATCACCTACGGCAACCAGCGCCGCCAGTTCAACGCCTCCTCCACGATCGAGGAAGAGGTGCTGCTGGACTATCAGCTCCATCAGCGTCGCCTGCTGCCGCGCCTGGCCACCACCTTCGCGGCGAACTTCGCCCACGAGAACCTGCTGACCAAGCTCGATGACGTCTTCTCCGGCAAGGATGCTTCTGACGAGAACCGCCAGGAGCTGGAGACCCTCGCCGCCGCGATCAAGTCCGTGACCACCTGGCACGCGCTGGACACGCTGCAGGAGGCCCGCGAGGCCTGTGGCGGGGCGGGCTTCATCTCCGAGAACCGGCTGGTCTCGCTGCGCGCCGACCTCGACGTCTACGTCACCTTCGAAGGCGACAACAACGTGCTGCTCCAGCTGGTCGCCAAGCGGCTGCTCAGCGACTATGCCGCAGAGTTCAAGGACGCCGACTTCGGTGTGCTCTCCCGCTACGTGGCCAATCAGGCACAGTCCACGGTGATGAACCGCTTCGGTCTGCGCCGCGCCGTGCAGTCAGTCCAGGACACCGGCGATGAACGGCGCAGCGCCAACTGGTTCAAGCAGCCCGAGGTGCAGCGTGAGCTGCTCACCGAACGCTCCCGGCAGATGGTCATCGATGTGGCCGGCGAGCTGCGGTCGGCCTCGAAGCTGCCCGCCGCCAAGCAGGCGGCGATCTTCAACGAGCACCAGTTCGAGATCATCAACGCCGCGAAGGCCCATGCGGACCTGTTGCTCTGGGAATCCTTCACCGAGGCCCTGGAGCGGGTGAGCGATCCGGGCACCAAGCAGATCATGACCTGGCTGCGCGACCTGTACGCGCTGACCCGCATCGAGGACACCCTGGACTGGTATCTGCTCAACGGACGGATCTCCTCCCAGCGGGCGCGCACGCTGACCCCCTACGTGAACCGGCTGCTCGAGCGCCTGCGCCCACACGCCCAGGACATCGTGGACTCCTTCGGCTACTCCCCCGAACATGTCCGCATGGAGATCACCTCGGGCGCCGAGCAGCGGCGCCAGGACGAGTCCATGGAGTACTACCGGGCACTGCGGGCCTCCCCTGACGGCCCGGTGGACGAGAAGCTGATGCAGTCGCGGAAGAGGTGA
- the pepN gene encoding aminopeptidase N → MDSELAFPRADEENLTREEAARRSALLTVQDYEVEVDLRAAGAADAVTYPVHTRIHFEASEPGASTFLDHLGDSVESVVLNGVALETPTHVGPARILLPELRAGNVVEIFSTARYSRSGEGLHRFVDPADDQVYLYTQYEPADSRRVFPVFEQPDLKAQFSFSIIGPHVWQLRSNGAEIAREVLDAGTPDPQGGVLAEPPVCVTFEKTPRMSSYITALLAGPYHRVAGHYSRHGGSGDVAGLPGGESLEVELGVLCRASLAEHFDAEELLELTRRGLDFFHQEFGYAYPWGKYDQVFVPEYNLGAMENPGLVTFTEKYVFDTAATDAQYETRANTLMHEMAHMWFGDLVTMHWWDDLWLKESFADYMGSLAVDEATDWTTSWISFANGRKAWAYVQDQLPTTHPIVADIPDLEAADQNFDGITYAKGASVLKQLAAYAGRESFREAAQRYFARHAFGNATLADFLAVLEEVTGANMDSWAQAWLQTAGVPVLSAELGDSAEDPSGGTVVVRQQGTDPATGEPVARPHRIRVGVHVLDTATGTLRLHAAEEVFLDPAAAGGLTPVPALSVPRDQPRLLLPNEGDLTYAKISLDAESLAAVLSYPVADPLARATVWAALWSMVRDGELSSRRFLQAVQTMGLGIEEIVVVQGLLRQSLTALERFTPPAQRGALQQDLAGRLAGELTRTDGDHQRAIARTLAVLSRREGSQLDLLEALLDGSGEDFGISGLRIDEELRWAFLQALAAHGRVDMGQLDAELTAKTTARARIAHRLAAAARPDRRVKADAFEQALGGTDEDGRELSNDHLTATVEGFGIAADPATASLIAAQTEAYFESLLRVWNQMSQGQATRVISGLYPGAQDLEEGQVPEEHPLVLRTAAWLQENAEAPGALRRLLIEEQDHLLRGLRAQAAAQV, encoded by the coding sequence ATGGATTCCGAGCTTGCGTTCCCCCGTGCCGATGAAGAGAACCTGACCCGCGAGGAGGCTGCCCGGCGCAGTGCCCTCCTCACGGTCCAGGACTATGAGGTCGAGGTGGATCTGCGTGCTGCCGGGGCCGCCGATGCGGTGACTTACCCCGTGCACACCAGGATCCACTTCGAGGCCTCCGAGCCGGGTGCCTCGACCTTCCTGGATCACCTCGGGGACTCGGTCGAGTCAGTGGTGCTCAACGGGGTGGCGCTGGAGACCCCGACCCATGTGGGTCCGGCCCGGATCCTGCTGCCGGAGCTCCGTGCGGGCAACGTGGTGGAGATCTTCTCCACCGCGCGGTATTCGCGCTCGGGTGAAGGTCTGCACCGGTTCGTGGATCCGGCCGACGACCAGGTGTACCTGTACACCCAGTACGAACCTGCCGATTCCCGGCGGGTCTTCCCGGTCTTCGAGCAGCCCGACCTCAAGGCGCAGTTCAGCTTCTCGATCATCGGCCCGCACGTCTGGCAGCTGCGGTCCAACGGAGCGGAGATCGCCCGCGAGGTGCTCGACGCTGGCACGCCGGACCCCCAGGGTGGCGTCCTGGCTGAGCCGCCGGTCTGCGTGACCTTCGAGAAGACTCCTCGGATGTCGTCCTACATCACGGCCCTGTTGGCGGGTCCGTACCACCGCGTCGCGGGGCACTACAGTCGCCACGGTGGGTCTGGCGACGTCGCCGGGCTCCCCGGCGGTGAGTCGCTGGAGGTCGAGCTCGGGGTGCTCTGCCGCGCCTCGCTCGCGGAGCACTTCGACGCCGAGGAGCTGCTGGAGCTGACCCGGCGCGGGTTGGACTTCTTCCACCAGGAGTTCGGCTACGCCTACCCGTGGGGGAAGTACGACCAGGTCTTCGTGCCGGAGTACAACCTCGGTGCGATGGAGAACCCCGGTCTCGTCACCTTCACCGAGAAGTATGTCTTCGACACTGCAGCCACCGACGCACAGTACGAGACCCGCGCGAACACCCTGATGCATGAGATGGCGCATATGTGGTTCGGCGACCTGGTGACCATGCACTGGTGGGACGACCTGTGGCTCAAGGAGTCCTTCGCGGACTACATGGGATCCCTCGCGGTCGACGAGGCCACGGACTGGACGACCTCCTGGATCTCCTTCGCCAACGGGCGCAAGGCCTGGGCCTATGTGCAGGATCAGCTGCCGACCACGCATCCGATCGTGGCGGACATTCCCGACCTCGAAGCGGCCGATCAGAACTTCGACGGGATCACCTACGCCAAGGGCGCCTCGGTGCTCAAGCAGCTGGCTGCCTACGCCGGTCGCGAGTCCTTCCGTGAGGCAGCCCAGCGTTACTTCGCCCGGCATGCCTTCGGCAATGCCACCCTGGCGGACTTCCTCGCAGTCCTGGAGGAGGTCACCGGAGCCAATATGGACAGCTGGGCGCAGGCCTGGCTGCAGACCGCCGGCGTGCCGGTGCTCTCCGCGGAGCTCGGCGACTCGGCTGAAGACCCCTCCGGCGGCACCGTCGTGGTCCGTCAGCAGGGCACGGACCCGGCCACCGGGGAGCCTGTGGCGCGCCCGCACCGCATCCGGGTGGGTGTCCACGTCCTGGACACCGCCACAGGCACGCTGAGACTGCACGCCGCCGAGGAGGTCTTCCTGGACCCTGCCGCCGCAGGCGGACTGACCCCGGTTCCCGCGCTGAGCGTGCCCCGAGATCAGCCCCGGCTGCTGCTGCCCAACGAGGGTGACCTGACCTACGCCAAGATCAGCCTCGACGCTGAATCACTGGCTGCGGTGCTGAGCTACCCGGTGGCGGACCCGTTGGCCCGGGCCACCGTCTGGGCGGCCCTGTGGTCCATGGTGCGCGACGGCGAGCTCAGCTCCCGCCGCTTCCTGCAGGCCGTGCAGACCATGGGTCTGGGCATCGAGGAGATCGTCGTCGTCCAGGGGCTGCTGCGGCAGTCGCTCACGGCGCTGGAGCGCTTCACGCCACCGGCCCAGCGCGGTGCGCTGCAACAGGACCTCGCTGGCAGGCTGGCCGGGGAGCTGACTCGCACCGACGGAGACCATCAGCGCGCCATCGCACGAACCCTGGCGGTCCTCTCGCGTCGGGAGGGCTCGCAGCTGGACCTGCTCGAGGCGCTGCTCGACGGTTCGGGCGAAGACTTCGGCATCTCCGGCCTGCGCATCGACGAGGAGCTGCGCTGGGCGTTCCTGCAGGCGCTGGCCGCGCATGGCCGCGTCGACATGGGGCAGCTGGACGCGGAGCTCACCGCGAAGACCACCGCCCGGGCGCGCATCGCGCACCGGCTGGCCGCGGCCGCACGACCCGACCGCCGAGTGAAGGCCGACGCATTCGAACAGGCCCTTGGCGGGACCGATGAGGACGGGCGCGAGCTCTCCAACGATCACCTCACCGCCACCGTGGAGGGCTTCGGCATCGCCGCAGATCCCGCCACGGCCTCACTCATCGCCGCGCAGACAGAGGCCTATTTCGAGTCTCTGCTGCGGGTCTGGAACCAGATGAGTCAGGGACAGGCCACCCGCGTGATCTCTGGCCTCTACCCCGGAGCTCAGGATCTCGAGGAGGGCCAGGTCCCGGAGGAGCACCCGCTGGTGCTGCGCACCGCTGCCTGGCTGCAGGAGAACGCCGAGGCCCCGGGGGCCCTGCGTCGGCTGCTGATCGAGGAGCAGGACCACCTGCTCCGCGGACTCCGCGCCCAGGCCGCTGCCCAGGTCTGA
- the tatC gene encoding twin-arginine translocase subunit TatC — protein MATTQKRRRDPERTMALKDHLRELRNRLIKAALGILAGAVAGFFLYDWLVQVLAEPILGYEEDGRLADIAFSTVGGPLDLMIRLSLFVGFVVSSPIWLYQIWAFIMPGLRKTEKRYAIGFIGASVPLFLAGIAAAYSVLPQAIDFFLALNPEGTSNIIDPDVYFTFVLHLFLAFGLAMIIPVVLVGVNMMGLVSGKQVLKAWRGVVMLIAVVSALAAPGGDAVTMFFLAIPLAVLFGIAILLCLLNDKRRAKREAQTDAEMEELIRD, from the coding sequence ATGGCCACCACGCAGAAGAGGCGGCGCGACCCCGAGCGGACCATGGCGCTGAAGGATCATCTCCGCGAACTGCGCAATCGCCTCATCAAGGCCGCACTCGGGATCCTGGCCGGCGCCGTCGCGGGCTTCTTCCTCTACGACTGGCTGGTGCAGGTGCTCGCCGAGCCCATCCTCGGCTATGAAGAGGACGGCCGCCTGGCGGACATCGCGTTCAGCACCGTGGGTGGTCCGCTGGACCTCATGATCCGGCTCTCGCTCTTCGTGGGCTTCGTGGTCTCCTCGCCCATCTGGCTCTACCAGATCTGGGCCTTCATCATGCCCGGGCTGCGCAAGACGGAGAAGCGCTACGCCATCGGATTCATCGGCGCCTCCGTCCCGCTGTTCCTCGCCGGCATCGCAGCCGCCTACAGCGTGCTCCCGCAGGCCATCGACTTCTTCCTCGCGCTGAACCCCGAAGGCACGTCCAACATCATCGACCCGGACGTCTACTTCACCTTCGTGCTGCACCTGTTCCTGGCCTTCGGCCTCGCCATGATCATCCCCGTCGTGCTCGTCGGGGTGAACATGATGGGGCTGGTCAGCGGCAAGCAGGTGCTCAAGGCCTGGCGCGGCGTGGTCATGCTGATCGCCGTCGTCTCCGCACTGGCGGCCCCCGGCGGCGACGCGGTCACCATGTTCTTCCTCGCGATCCCGCTCGCCGTGCTCTTCGGCATCGCCATCCTGCTGTGCCTGCTCAATGACAAGCGCCGGGCCAAGCGCGAAGCGCAGACCGACGCCGAGATGGAAGAACTCATCCGGGACTGA
- the tatA gene encoding Sec-independent protein translocase subunit TatA, which yields MNITGWQIAIIALLIILLFGAPKLPKLAKSLGQSMRIFRSEVRTMSEESRKNSDDSTASGAEDSTQDRAPVEGRVLNPNDPTAEQQNRSGEREPRGDHR from the coding sequence ATGAACATCACCGGCTGGCAGATCGCAATCATTGCTCTGCTCATCATCCTGCTCTTCGGAGCCCCGAAGCTGCCTAAACTGGCCAAGTCATTGGGTCAGTCCATGCGCATCTTCCGGTCTGAGGTGCGCACCATGAGCGAGGAATCCCGGAAGAACTCCGACGACTCCACCGCCTCGGGCGCGGAGGACTCCACCCAGGATCGCGCCCCCGTCGAGGGCCGTGTGCTCAACCCGAATGACCCGACCGCCGAGCAGCAGAACCGTTCCGGAGAGCGGGAGCCACGGGGAGACCACCGCTAA
- a CDS encoding helix-turn-helix transcriptional regulator, whose protein sequence is MTDPQHAGTATPLDSTPLDSAAAEPPAESQGASAQEDELQDVYADYGVARAFSLAASILDAGSGGLTKTEIRERVEHYRSFGQGQSEDAWERLFSRDKDHLRGCGIAIAEPAADRDDYRYRIDPDDYGLPALQLTDAESLVLTRASQLWSGSRTRSWLEQASWALSTESAASLRSEDQAGALSFNLGSDDEFDRLTELAAFDAGTVVGFDYSARGAAQPAPRRVVLLDYAARGHWYLIGHDLDRDARRVFRLDRVHGPISTLTPQPRLTEEQRSAVAGADARAALEAFTGAEDPAELLRGVLDAHGSPAPPLPRLAPAAPARQADPAHRKVERVLSIAAYLLSSPGARPSELLRRHQITPKQLLKDLLSIQQSGSFGPEQYGEFIDVDPAPPLNLAQFTEEYLPADEPITLAMPSARTGDVLARPLTLTKPGALSLLIALNTMIGEAEAALDLWLPAAVSLREKITTVLPDGLQRAATQVAAGAQAQTQEVSALREAARSGTCLELVYEDAEGTRTRRIVEPAQVYIDGPRVYLQAWCRLAQAPRNFLSSRILEHTALPEEPIGEQARALAQTPMEPPRPPRGAGGLDVVLRFSPAAAGLADRYAPQRQRTHTDGARSISTWFQSREALIRLCLQAGGDMAVLAPAELRREVHDRARTQLSEHEG, encoded by the coding sequence GTGACGGACCCGCAGCACGCCGGCACGGCCACGCCTCTCGACTCCACGCCTCTCGACTCCGCGGCGGCTGAGCCCCCCGCGGAGTCGCAGGGAGCCTCCGCTCAGGAGGACGAGCTGCAGGACGTCTACGCCGACTACGGCGTGGCTCGAGCGTTCTCCCTGGCCGCCAGCATCCTCGACGCGGGCAGCGGCGGGCTGACCAAGACCGAGATCCGTGAGCGGGTCGAGCACTACCGCTCCTTCGGTCAGGGCCAGTCCGAGGACGCCTGGGAACGGCTGTTCAGCCGCGACAAGGACCACCTGCGCGGCTGCGGGATCGCGATCGCAGAACCGGCCGCCGACCGGGACGACTACCGGTACCGCATCGACCCGGATGACTATGGACTCCCGGCGCTCCAGCTCACCGATGCCGAGAGCCTCGTCCTGACCCGTGCGAGCCAGCTGTGGTCGGGGAGCCGGACGCGCTCATGGCTGGAGCAGGCGAGCTGGGCGCTGTCCACGGAGTCTGCCGCCTCGCTTCGATCCGAGGACCAGGCAGGTGCGCTGAGCTTCAACCTGGGCAGCGACGACGAGTTCGACCGACTCACCGAGCTCGCGGCGTTCGATGCCGGCACGGTCGTCGGATTCGACTACTCCGCGCGCGGTGCCGCCCAACCAGCGCCTCGACGGGTCGTGCTGCTGGACTACGCAGCCCGTGGACACTGGTACCTGATCGGTCATGACCTGGACCGAGACGCCCGTCGCGTCTTTCGGCTCGATCGTGTGCACGGGCCGATCAGCACCCTGACACCGCAGCCCCGACTCACCGAGGAGCAGCGCAGCGCCGTCGCCGGGGCGGACGCCCGTGCCGCGCTCGAGGCGTTCACCGGTGCCGAGGATCCCGCAGAGCTTCTCCGCGGGGTGCTGGACGCGCACGGCTCTCCGGCCCCTCCGCTTCCGCGGCTCGCACCGGCGGCTCCTGCGCGTCAGGCGGACCCCGCACACCGCAAGGTGGAGCGGGTGCTCTCCATCGCCGCGTATCTGCTCAGCTCTCCGGGCGCGCGTCCCTCGGAGCTGCTGCGCCGACACCAGATCACGCCCAAGCAGCTGCTCAAAGACCTGCTCTCCATCCAGCAGTCAGGCAGCTTCGGTCCAGAACAGTATGGCGAGTTCATCGACGTCGACCCGGCTCCGCCGCTGAACCTCGCGCAGTTCACCGAGGAGTACCTGCCTGCTGATGAGCCGATCACCCTCGCGATGCCCTCGGCGCGCACCGGGGATGTGCTGGCCCGGCCGCTGACGCTGACCAAACCGGGAGCGCTCTCACTCCTGATCGCGCTGAACACGATGATCGGGGAGGCCGAGGCGGCACTCGACCTCTGGCTGCCTGCGGCGGTCTCGCTGCGGGAGAAGATCACCACGGTGCTTCCGGACGGCCTGCAGCGCGCCGCCACCCAGGTGGCCGCTGGAGCGCAGGCGCAGACCCAGGAGGTCTCAGCGCTGCGCGAGGCGGCCCGGAGCGGCACCTGTCTGGAGCTCGTCTACGAGGACGCCGAAGGCACGCGCACCCGCCGGATCGTGGAGCCCGCGCAGGTCTACATCGACGGGCCCCGCGTCTACCTGCAGGCCTGGTGCCGACTGGCCCAGGCGCCGCGCAACTTCCTCAGCTCCCGCATCCTTGAGCACACCGCCCTGCCCGAGGAGCCGATCGGCGAACAGGCCCGAGCGCTCGCGCAGACTCCGATGGAACCTCCGCGGCCGCCACGCGGTGCTGGTGGCCTCGACGTCGTCCTTCGCTTCTCCCCGGCGGCCGCCGGCCTCGCCGACCGGTACGCGCCGCAGCGCCAGCGCACCCACACCGACGGTGCCCGCAGCATCAGCACCTGGTTCCAGAGCCGGGAGGCGCTGATCAGGCTGTGCCTGCAGGCGGGCGGCGATATGGCAGTGCTCGCCCCCGCCGAACTGCGCCGCGAAGTCCATGACCGCGCCCGGACACAGCTGTCTGAGCACGAGGGATGA
- a CDS encoding FKBP-type peptidyl-prolyl cis-trans isomerase, translating into MSFGQRSYDRTRPEIDFPGDTPPQELVIEELISGGGHAVEPGDQISCHYVGVSWSTGEEFDASWNRGETLDFTAGIGQVIQGWDQGLIGMKEGARRRFEIPPHLAYGEQGAGAAIGPNETLIFVVDLVSVRKAS; encoded by the coding sequence ATGTCCTTCGGCCAGCGCAGCTACGACCGCACCCGTCCTGAGATCGACTTTCCCGGAGACACCCCGCCGCAGGAGCTCGTCATCGAGGAACTGATCTCCGGCGGCGGTCACGCCGTGGAACCGGGGGACCAGATCTCCTGCCACTACGTGGGCGTCTCCTGGTCCACCGGCGAGGAGTTCGACGCCTCCTGGAACCGTGGTGAGACCCTCGACTTCACCGCCGGCATCGGACAGGTCATCCAGGGCTGGGACCAGGGGCTCATCGGCATGAAGGAGGGCGCCCGGCGCCGCTTCGAGATTCCGCCGCACCTGGCCTACGGCGAGCAGGGTGCCGGCGCTGCCATCGGTCCGAACGAGACCCTGATCTTCGTGGTGGACCTGGTCAGCGTCCGCAAGGCTTCCTGA
- a CDS encoding FKBP-type peptidyl-prolyl cis-trans isomerase, whose protein sequence is MHRSFRRTTVALSVPAVLLLSSCSTEGLGDTDALSGVELHYTEEGAPEVILRNPLEIEEEASRVLDRGDGEDLDEEQILEVSHAVVDPETGEVQEESFTEGDPSMVFLPQMQEQSEFIFDSLTDTDLTVGSEIALFEPANAESQAPATLLVLRVEGQSEAYATGEAQEQSGDLPEIESTEGEAPALAGEITGDAPEETTSEVLIQGDGDEIAADDQVVVRYSGWKYSDGEEFDSNWPTDDEEADPGPAGFPLANLVPGWAEALEGKQVGSRVLMVIPPEAGYGEVDEDAEEGAQNELAGETLIFVVDLIASADAPEPAAATAPESGQPELTEEEIQEMIEEMEGQQEGGAEGGDAGSGGDSENTDENQNEEETE, encoded by the coding sequence GTGCATCGTTCGTTCCGCCGCACCACTGTGGCACTTTCCGTTCCGGCGGTCCTGCTGCTGTCCTCCTGCTCCACCGAGGGCCTGGGCGACACCGATGCCCTCTCCGGCGTCGAGCTGCACTACACCGAGGAGGGCGCCCCCGAGGTCATTCTGCGCAACCCGCTCGAGATCGAGGAAGAGGCGTCCCGAGTCCTCGACCGTGGTGACGGGGAGGACCTGGACGAGGAGCAGATCCTCGAGGTCTCCCACGCTGTGGTCGACCCCGAGACCGGCGAGGTCCAGGAGGAGAGCTTCACGGAGGGCGACCCTTCGATGGTCTTCCTGCCCCAGATGCAGGAGCAGAGTGAGTTCATCTTCGACTCGCTGACCGACACCGATCTGACGGTGGGCTCCGAGATCGCCCTCTTCGAACCTGCCAACGCCGAGTCACAGGCCCCCGCCACGCTGCTGGTGCTGCGCGTGGAGGGCCAGTCCGAGGCCTACGCCACCGGTGAGGCCCAGGAGCAGAGTGGAGACCTCCCGGAGATCGAGAGCACCGAGGGTGAGGCTCCCGCGCTCGCCGGAGAGATCACCGGGGACGCCCCGGAGGAGACCACCTCCGAGGTCCTGATCCAGGGCGACGGTGACGAGATCGCCGCCGACGACCAGGTCGTCGTCCGCTACTCCGGCTGGAAGTACTCTGACGGCGAGGAGTTCGACTCCAACTGGCCCACCGACGACGAAGAGGCCGATCCAGGCCCGGCAGGATTCCCGCTGGCGAACCTGGTTCCAGGCTGGGCCGAAGCGCTGGAGGGCAAGCAGGTCGGTTCCCGGGTGCTGATGGTCATTCCGCCTGAGGCCGGCTATGGCGAGGTCGACGAAGACGCCGAGGAAGGCGCCCAGAATGAGCTTGCGGGGGAGACCCTGATCTTCGTGGTGGACCTCATCGCCTCTGCGGACGCACCCGAGCCCGCTGCAGCCACCGCTCCGGAGTCCGGACAGCCTGAGCTCACCGAAGAAGAGATTCAGGAGATGATCGAAGAGATGGAGGGCCAGCAGGAGGGCGGCGCCGAGGGTGGCGACGCGGGCTCCGGCGGCGACTCCGAGAACACTGACGAGAACCAGAACGAAGAGGAGACCGAGTAA